A stretch of Alkalicella caledoniensis DNA encodes these proteins:
- a CDS encoding macrolide 2'-phosphotransferase: MTKTKKEVMEIAEKHQLIINEDTLVFDESGLDFLAVFATDNEGVDWVLRIPRREDVMARTTVEKKALDVVNQYVSFEAPNWLIYTDELIAYKKLKGVPAGTIDKEAQAYVWFIDEKNIPQNFHETLGKALVSIHSIPVEKAEEAGISIENPDQIRQTMKDRMHAVKEKFGVGENLWNRWQKWLENDEMWPKKTGFIHGEVHAGHILVDNDANVTGLIDWTESKIADMSADFVAYYRIFGEQGLDTLIAAYKKAGGYSWPKMKEHIIELDASFPVDIAEYALISGMPEMEEMAKQSLELD; encoded by the coding sequence ATGACTAAAACAAAAAAGGAAGTTATGGAAATTGCAGAAAAGCACCAACTAATAATAAATGAAGACACCTTGGTATTTGATGAATCAGGCCTTGATTTCTTGGCTGTATTTGCCACAGATAACGAAGGTGTAGATTGGGTATTGCGTATACCTAGGAGAGAAGATGTAATGGCACGAACAACTGTTGAAAAGAAAGCTTTAGATGTAGTAAACCAATATGTTTCTTTTGAAGCACCAAATTGGCTAATCTATACTGATGAGTTAATAGCCTATAAAAAGCTCAAGGGTGTTCCAGCAGGTACAATAGACAAAGAAGCACAAGCTTATGTGTGGTTTATTGATGAAAAGAATATTCCCCAAAACTTCCATGAGACCCTTGGGAAGGCCTTGGTATCTATCCACAGCATTCCAGTTGAAAAAGCAGAAGAAGCAGGAATTTCTATAGAGAATCCTGACCAAATAAGGCAAACCATGAAAGATAGAATGCATGCAGTTAAAGAGAAGTTTGGTGTAGGGGAAAACCTATGGAATAGATGGCAAAAATGGTTAGAAAACGATGAAATGTGGCCCAAAAAAACAGGATTTATCCACGGGGAAGTGCATGCAGGCCATATACTAGTTGATAATGATGCTAATGTAACAGGGTTGATTGACTGGACTGAATCAAAAATAGCCGATATGTCCGCAGATTTTGTTGCCTACTACAGAATATTTGGTGAACAAGGCCTTGATACCCTCATAGCAGCATACAAAAAAGCCGGCGGATACTCTTGGCCAAAGATGAAAGAACATATAATAGAGTTAGATGCGTCATTCCCAGTGGATATAGCGGAATACGCACTTATATCAGGGATGCCAGAAATGGAAGAAATGGCAAAACAATCATTGGAGCTAGACTAG
- a CDS encoding GNAT family N-acetyltransferase, translating to MIKLSKKDYFKVLPLVNEVTFNNLFAKVVVEDKVEGEIYVDSNAKPTVCLVIHKYGMSFLCGNYLNESFNDSLIKFLNNSSLNTKGKWMLFHPNDWESIIASLLNINSIKLYNATDIEPRIKENYFLQTQRVNFKFRPELFQENIKTPDGLTIKRIDEDMYDKICGSVIPQYFWNSRLDFLQKGIGFSLVQDDKVISTSFASLIADNTLELGVETSKEFRNKGLSIFAATELINYCLSNSLKPLWSCRSDNLGSFKLAQKLGFRPESYHIYYCLK from the coding sequence ATGATTAAACTAAGTAAAAAAGATTATTTTAAGGTATTACCATTAGTAAATGAAGTAACCTTTAATAACTTGTTCGCTAAGGTTGTTGTAGAGGATAAAGTCGAAGGAGAAATCTATGTGGACAGTAATGCAAAACCCACTGTATGTTTGGTTATTCATAAGTATGGAATGTCTTTTTTGTGTGGTAATTATTTGAATGAATCTTTTAATGACAGTTTAATAAAATTCCTAAATAATAGTTCACTTAATACTAAAGGAAAATGGATGCTCTTTCATCCTAATGATTGGGAGTCCATAATTGCTTCATTGTTAAACATAAACTCAATAAAACTATATAATGCAACTGATATAGAACCTAGAATTAAAGAAAATTACTTTCTACAAACCCAGAGGGTTAATTTCAAGTTCCGTCCTGAGTTATTTCAGGAGAATATTAAAACCCCAGATGGCCTAACTATAAAAAGAATAGATGAGGATATGTATGATAAGATTTGTGGATCTGTAATTCCTCAATACTTTTGGAATAGTAGACTAGACTTTCTTCAAAAGGGGATAGGTTTTTCTTTAGTTCAAGATGACAAAGTTATAAGTACTTCCTTTGCTTCATTGATAGCTGATAATACATTAGAGCTTGGAGTTGAGACTTCAAAAGAGTTTAGAAATAAAGGACTGTCGATTTTTGCAGCAACTGAGCTAATAAATTACTGTCTCTCTAATTCTTTAAAACCTCTTTGGTCATGTAGAAGTGACAACCTTGGTTCTTTTAAACTTGCACAAAAATTAGGGTTTCGTCCTGAGTCATACCATATTTATTATTGCTTAAAATAG
- a CDS encoding PH domain-containing protein, with translation MRFNSKKDFWIGLLVWLVIGGGFIGTIFSGQWAIILVMLLTLLFFAWIWFGTYYVITNEILIVRTGPFKWSIKIKEIKTIKKTRSPLSSAALSLDRIEIKYSKYGYTLISPIEVEAFTEELKKINPNIQVKV, from the coding sequence ATGCGATTCAACTCAAAAAAGGATTTTTGGATTGGCTTACTTGTTTGGCTTGTCATAGGAGGCGGGTTTATCGGAACCATTTTTTCTGGGCAATGGGCAATTATCTTAGTTATGTTACTTACTTTGCTTTTCTTTGCTTGGATATGGTTTGGGACTTATTATGTAATAACCAATGAAATTCTAATAGTTAGAACTGGGCCCTTCAAATGGTCCATAAAAATCAAAGAAATTAAAACTATTAAAAAGACCCGCAGTCCCCTTTCTTCTGCTGCACTATCCCTAGACAGAATCGAAATTAAATATAGTAAATACGGATATACCTTAATTTCACCTATTGAAGTGGAAGCCTTTACAGAAGAGTTAAAAAAAATCAACCCAAATATTCAGGTGAAAGTATAA
- a CDS encoding RNA-guided endonuclease InsQ/TnpB family protein — translation MKLSLKVYPRWKESQVAIIQELSFHTTKLYNIANYICTEKYLPYIKLDKELKTNWHCKYLHSHTRQQCLKILEQNWKSYFKSYEDYKKSPRKYKGIPRPPRYKHTEKKRNEVIFTNFAIRRKDGYLHLSLSKTMQQKFEVESLKVEENFPLPQDCSLQQIRLQFNQHQKQWELLIIYQVKEEELPKDYSNTLAIDLGLDNLATITFSHSSHSYIICGRSLKDINRHINYKISCLQSISMKQLGAKNFKNTKQINNLRKKRHNKITNTLHQGSRKIIQLAVEYKVGKIVIGDIKGIKHKSHLKTFVQIPLQRLVQMIEYKAELAGIQIEYQKEHYTSGVSSIDLEPISEQYYDKTRRITRGLFKSETGILLNSDVNGSLNILRKNMQNKGIPYLIQLVRDRGCVDHPKRIRVA, via the coding sequence ATGAAACTATCGCTAAAGGTATATCCTAGGTGGAAAGAAAGCCAAGTAGCAATAATTCAGGAACTATCCTTCCACACTACAAAGCTATATAATATTGCTAACTATATATGCACAGAAAAATACCTCCCATATATAAAACTAGATAAAGAACTAAAAACTAACTGGCACTGTAAATATCTTCACTCACATACCAGGCAGCAATGCCTAAAAATACTTGAACAGAACTGGAAAAGTTACTTTAAAAGCTATGAAGATTATAAAAAAAGCCCTAGGAAGTATAAAGGCATTCCAAGACCACCAAGATATAAACACACAGAGAAAAAGAGAAATGAGGTGATCTTTACTAACTTTGCTATAAGGCGTAAAGACGGATATCTACACTTATCACTATCTAAAACCATGCAACAAAAATTTGAGGTTGAATCCCTAAAAGTGGAAGAAAACTTCCCCTTACCTCAAGACTGCTCCTTACAACAGATACGCCTACAGTTTAACCAGCACCAAAAACAGTGGGAACTTCTTATCATCTACCAGGTCAAAGAAGAAGAGCTACCTAAGGATTATAGCAACACATTGGCAATAGATCTAGGATTAGATAATCTAGCAACCATAACCTTTTCCCATAGTAGCCACAGCTACATAATCTGCGGTAGGAGCTTAAAGGACATAAATAGGCATATAAACTACAAGATATCCTGCCTACAATCAATAAGCATGAAACAGCTAGGGGCAAAGAACTTTAAAAACACAAAACAGATAAACAACCTTAGAAAGAAACGCCACAACAAAATAACAAACACATTACACCAAGGAAGTAGAAAAATAATACAGCTTGCCGTGGAGTATAAAGTAGGAAAAATAGTAATTGGAGATATAAAAGGAATTAAGCACAAAAGCCATCTTAAAACCTTTGTACAAATACCCCTACAAAGATTAGTACAAATGATAGAATATAAAGCAGAGCTTGCAGGAATTCAAATAGAATATCAAAAAGAACACTACACAAGTGGAGTAAGTAGCATAGACCTTGAGCCTATAAGTGAGCAATACTACGATAAAACAAGAAGAATAACGAGGGGTCTATTCAAAAGTGAAACAGGCATACTATTGAACTCAGATGTCAATGGTAGCCTAAACATACTTCGCAAAAATATGCAAAACAAAGGTATTCCCTATCTAATCCAATTAGTGAGGGATAGAGGGTGTGTGGACCACCCTAAACGAATAAGGGTTGCCTAG
- the aac(6') gene encoding aminoglycoside 6'-N-acetyltransferase encodes MRQIIEVNEQELDDLTNLAIKLWPENQFEELKNEYVSMLKTHKHKAYLYIADNKPIGFVQLSIRTDYVEGSDSSPVGYVEGIYVEPQYRRQGISKELLKKGEQWVKEKGCTQIGSDIEYDNTTSYHFHKGIGFKEANRLICFIKDIDQ; translated from the coding sequence ATGAGACAAATTATTGAAGTAAATGAGCAGGAACTTGATGACCTAACTAACTTAGCCATAAAACTATGGCCAGAAAACCAATTCGAGGAGCTGAAAAATGAATATGTATCAATGCTAAAGACCCATAAACACAAAGCCTATCTTTACATAGCTGATAATAAACCAATAGGATTTGTTCAACTGTCCATAAGAACTGACTATGTGGAAGGATCAGATAGCTCCCCAGTTGGCTACGTTGAAGGAATATATGTTGAACCACAATACAGAAGGCAGGGTATATCAAAAGAACTACTAAAAAAAGGAGAGCAGTGGGTAAAAGAAAAGGGATGTACACAAATAGGTTCAGACATAGAATATGACAACACAACAAGCTACCATTTCCACAAAGGCATCGGCTTCAAAGAAGCAAACCGTCTAATTTGCTTTATAAAAGATATTGACCAATAA
- a CDS encoding GNAT family N-acetyltransferase — protein sequence MLQIQGVKDKDLKSVICDNILRDLPNWFGIEESIIEYKKTSKDIPFYAVYNEDKAIGFVAIKVHNPYTAEVYVMGTLKEYHRKGIGRMLINKCEEYCKENGMEFLTVKTLDESRASESYEKTRQFYLAMGFRPLEVFKTLWDENNPCLFMAKYIQK from the coding sequence ATGTTACAAATACAAGGAGTCAAAGACAAAGACCTAAAAAGTGTTATCTGTGACAACATACTTAGAGACTTACCAAACTGGTTTGGAATCGAGGAATCAATAATTGAGTACAAAAAGACTTCAAAAGACATACCCTTTTACGCCGTATACAACGAAGACAAAGCCATAGGCTTTGTAGCAATAAAAGTTCACAACCCTTACACAGCTGAAGTCTATGTAATGGGAACCTTAAAAGAGTACCACCGAAAAGGGATTGGTAGAATGCTAATAAATAAATGTGAAGAATACTGTAAAGAAAACGGAATGGAGTTTCTGACTGTTAAGACCTTAGACGAATCTCGGGCAAGTGAAAGCTATGAAAAAACAAGACAGTTCTATCTAGCCATGGGTTTTAGACCATTAGAAGTATTTAAAACCCTCTGGGATGAAAATAATCCATGCCTTTTCATGGCTAAGTATATTCAGAAGTAA
- a CDS encoding PLP-dependent aminotransferase family protein has translation MEKTKVVMVKDYINNEIKHGRIKEGQRLPSCREVSSTLYINKITVNKAYKELEQEHKVYSVPRGGFYLIDSQQKKAVFPEIIDFRNVALEQRLIPYREFTHVMNKAVEMYKYSLFNYESEGGLLPLKDTLKGELEKDGVYTRPSNILITNGAQQAINLSLQYVFGKNKGKLLVEKPTYDLVLKLASHLGIEVTSIHRTEEGLDYKELEQIFKAGEIRAFYIMPRHHNPTGYALIEKDKQKIAQLAEKFNVLVIEDDYLADLGSRKGSMPIHYYDTSKQTVYIKSFSKAFMPGIRIGAAVFPQSISEEIKNFKYITDLNTSSLSQAALDLFIRSGMYQKHINKVKKSYERKLKRAREIFKVLSPEGLNWNVPGQGIFIWVQLPSHVDPHFFEKRLQQQKILVKNTQEFYHQGSEKDKNGQNYIRLCISGVTEKQINAISTILSALI, from the coding sequence ATGGAAAAAACTAAGGTAGTGATGGTAAAGGATTACATAAACAATGAGATTAAACATGGAAGAATAAAAGAAGGTCAGCGCTTGCCTAGCTGCAGAGAGGTATCTTCGACTCTATATATTAATAAAATAACTGTTAACAAAGCATATAAAGAACTAGAGCAAGAACACAAAGTTTACAGCGTTCCCCGTGGTGGTTTTTACTTAATTGATTCCCAACAAAAAAAAGCAGTATTTCCAGAAATAATAGATTTTCGTAATGTGGCACTGGAACAAAGACTTATTCCTTATAGGGAATTTACCCATGTGATGAACAAAGCTGTGGAAATGTACAAGTACAGTTTATTCAATTATGAGTCGGAAGGAGGGCTTCTACCCCTTAAGGACACACTAAAGGGTGAGCTGGAAAAGGACGGAGTTTATACAAGACCCTCTAATATATTAATTACTAACGGAGCCCAGCAGGCCATAAATTTGAGTCTGCAATATGTATTTGGTAAAAATAAAGGGAAATTGCTAGTGGAAAAACCTACTTATGATCTTGTTTTAAAACTGGCCAGTCACTTAGGAATCGAAGTTACAAGTATACACAGGACTGAAGAAGGTTTAGATTATAAAGAATTAGAACAAATTTTTAAAGCTGGTGAAATAAGAGCCTTTTACATAATGCCCAGACATCACAATCCTACCGGTTATGCCCTGATAGAAAAAGACAAACAAAAAATAGCGCAGCTTGCTGAAAAGTTCAACGTACTAGTAATAGAAGACGATTACCTGGCAGACTTAGGATCCAGAAAAGGCTCAATGCCAATACACTATTATGATACAAGTAAACAAACCGTTTATATCAAAAGTTTTTCAAAGGCCTTTATGCCTGGAATTAGGATTGGGGCTGCTGTATTCCCCCAATCTATTAGTGAAGAAATAAAAAACTTTAAATACATAACTGACCTAAACACATCTAGTTTATCTCAAGCAGCTTTAGATTTGTTCATAAGGTCAGGTATGTACCAAAAACATATAAATAAAGTGAAGAAGTCATATGAGAGGAAGCTTAAGAGGGCAAGGGAAATTTTTAAAGTATTGAGCCCAGAAGGTTTAAACTGGAATGTTCCTGGGCAAGGGATATTTATATGGGTGCAACTACCCAGTCACGTAGATCCCCATTTCTTTGAAAAACGACTTCAACAGCAAAAAATCCTTGTAAAAAATACCCAAGAATTCTATCACCAAGGGTCAGAAAAAGACAAAAATGGACAAAACTATATTCGACTATGTATCTCAGGAGTAACAGAAAAACAAATAAACGCTATATCAACAATACTATCAGCTCTAATCTAG
- a CDS encoding MBL fold metallo-hydrolase, whose amino-acid sequence MGTVKNGSCKVRYLYNSGFVVETAEHVLIFDLCELSEFVNDDLVSDRKVIFFVTHNHSDHFDPHIYQWDCKDGVQYVIHRDVATSKDANILLVEADEQYSLEGIAVQTFGSTDRGVSFLVEVNGLSLFHSGDLNWWKWKNDSVEIQNKEESAYKSEVQKLKNTPLDIAFIPVDPRLDDYHDLAVKYFADTVTVNTIIPMHFRDVVQPVEDLSINWGKLGYSSKFVSLTKSGDSLDYKG is encoded by the coding sequence GTGGGTACAGTTAAAAATGGTAGTTGTAAGGTACGTTATTTATACAATAGTGGTTTTGTAGTCGAGACGGCGGAACATGTGTTAATATTTGACCTTTGTGAGCTCAGTGAGTTTGTTAATGATGACTTGGTATCGGATAGAAAGGTTATTTTCTTTGTCACCCATAATCACAGTGACCATTTTGATCCACATATTTATCAGTGGGATTGTAAAGACGGTGTCCAGTATGTTATACATAGGGATGTTGCTACTTCTAAAGATGCCAATATTCTTTTGGTAGAGGCAGATGAGCAGTATTCCCTAGAAGGTATAGCAGTTCAGACCTTTGGTTCTACTGATCGTGGTGTATCTTTTTTAGTAGAGGTTAATGGTTTATCGTTATTTCATAGTGGGGACCTCAATTGGTGGAAGTGGAAAAATGACTCTGTAGAAATACAAAACAAAGAGGAGTCTGCTTACAAGTCTGAGGTTCAAAAACTTAAAAATACACCACTAGATATCGCTTTTATCCCTGTTGATCCACGGCTAGATGATTATCATGATTTAGCGGTAAAGTATTTTGCTGATACTGTCACCGTAAACACAATTATTCCAATGCATTTTAGGGATGTGGTACAGCCAGTAGAGGATTTAAGTATCAATTGGGGAAAGTTAGGTTATAGCTCCAAATTTGTGTCCCTTACCAAAAGTGGAGATTCATTAGATTATAAAGGGTAG
- a CDS encoding GNAT family N-acetyltransferase — protein MIKVIELAKNQHLDNCYRILMQSQLGEVYFADKSPMKMMQKGIENKEIYVCLNQQDEILGFLWVELSGTFDKYPYLHMIVIDENVRGKGIGKKLLSHFEEVITSDYDKVFLMVGDFNKRAKRLYEELDYKVVGMIPNFYKEGVTEYLMYKTKDTIE, from the coding sequence TTGATAAAAGTCATAGAGCTAGCAAAAAACCAGCACCTAGACAACTGTTATAGAATTCTAATGCAGTCCCAGCTGGGAGAAGTATACTTTGCCGACAAAAGCCCAATGAAAATGATGCAAAAAGGGATAGAAAACAAAGAAATCTATGTCTGTCTAAATCAACAAGACGAAATACTTGGATTTCTCTGGGTTGAACTTAGCGGGACATTCGATAAATATCCCTACTTACATATGATCGTCATAGACGAAAATGTACGTGGGAAGGGCATAGGGAAAAAGCTACTCAGCCACTTCGAAGAAGTCATCACATCAGACTATGACAAAGTATTTTTGATGGTTGGTGACTTTAATAAAAGGGCCAAAAGGTTATACGAGGAACTAGACTATAAAGTAGTAGGGATGATACCTAATTTCTATAAAGAAGGTGTTACGGAATACCTCATGTATAAAACTAAAGACACCATTGAATAG
- a CDS encoding glyoxalase, with product MNKDNPPNILDGFSGITLAYNAKSAEEVDEILEKEEQAGGTIQKEARETDWGGYGGYFTDLDGDYGKVAYGEMWEFDESNMLVIKD from the coding sequence GTGAACAAAGATAATCCACCCAACATCCTAGATGGTTTTTCAGGAATTACCCTTGCCTATAATGCCAAATCTGCAGAAGAAGTAGATGAAATACTAGAAAAAGAAGAACAAGCAGGTGGAACCATCCAAAAAGAAGCAAGAGAAACTGACTGGGGTGGTTACGGGGGATACTTTACAGACCTAGATGGAGACTACGGGAAAGTAGCTTATGGAGAGATGTGGGAATTTGATGAGTCCAATATGTTGGTTATTAAAGATTAA
- a CDS encoding amidohydrolase family protein has protein sequence MDKSACTRNKKTVVLQGVNLIDGLTNSFREDVTILVENGIITNIGSKDDVQIPSEAQVLELSGKTVIPGLIDAHLHLSQSGVDDFAKPFAEKMNTKLKRNAYLTLKSGVTTVRNMPGGAGNILLQFRDKVRLGSEVGPRILASGPALSPPYGYFSLKRFFPPNPLITSILSKIFGADGLSIDVDTEEEASTVVKKLKQDGVDFIKTVTTGAYIAFIEKDEEFKNNLLKKGIKIDKYQASMKAEVLKKIVEEAHNQGLKVAAHTVSWPEDFKEGVTAGVDSIEHTPLGLIDDETFDLMNKKNTYWVPTAYTFYNWSNFIENPEQYETEEMKELIPEPYHSLGKKSLEKMRKGIESGEDILWSRFYKEVKPFKETYFPINFKNAMERGVKIVAAVDAGASGAGYVPHGQLYKELELFVEHGMSEFEAIQTATKNPAELLGIEKELGTIEEGKIGDFVILDNNPLTDISSLRKVNSVIKDGVIVYSKNLP, from the coding sequence ATGGATAAAAGTGCGTGCACAAGAAATAAAAAAACTGTAGTGTTACAAGGTGTCAACTTAATTGATGGGTTAACTAATAGTTTCAGAGAAGATGTAACAATTCTAGTGGAGAATGGTATTATCACTAATATAGGCAGTAAAGACGACGTACAAATACCTTCAGAGGCTCAGGTTCTAGAACTTTCAGGAAAAACCGTAATACCAGGTTTAATAGATGCTCACCTGCATCTTTCACAATCTGGGGTAGATGATTTCGCAAAACCCTTCGCAGAAAAAATGAATACAAAGTTAAAAAGAAATGCTTACCTAACATTAAAATCCGGAGTTACAACAGTTAGAAACATGCCTGGAGGTGCAGGAAATATCTTATTGCAATTTAGGGATAAAGTGAGACTAGGAAGTGAAGTGGGTCCTAGAATACTAGCATCAGGACCTGCATTATCACCACCTTATGGATACTTTAGCCTAAAGAGATTCTTTCCTCCTAACCCATTAATAACTTCTATACTAAGTAAAATCTTCGGTGCAGATGGTCTGTCTATAGATGTTGATACTGAAGAAGAAGCAAGTACAGTTGTTAAAAAGTTAAAACAAGATGGTGTTGATTTTATCAAAACCGTAACTACTGGAGCTTACATAGCTTTCATAGAAAAAGATGAGGAATTTAAAAATAACTTGCTTAAAAAGGGTATAAAAATCGATAAGTACCAAGCAAGTATGAAGGCTGAAGTTTTGAAAAAGATTGTAGAAGAAGCACATAATCAAGGACTCAAGGTAGCAGCACATACTGTTTCATGGCCAGAAGATTTTAAAGAAGGTGTGACGGCGGGAGTTGATAGTATCGAACATACTCCACTGGGTCTAATTGATGATGAAACCTTTGATCTCATGAATAAGAAAAATACCTACTGGGTCCCTACAGCTTATACGTTTTATAACTGGTCAAATTTCATAGAAAATCCAGAACAATATGAAACAGAAGAGATGAAAGAATTAATACCTGAACCCTATCACTCATTGGGGAAAAAATCATTAGAAAAAATGAGAAAGGGTATTGAATCAGGAGAAGACATTTTGTGGAGTAGATTCTATAAGGAAGTCAAACCATTTAAAGAGACCTACTTCCCTATCAACTTCAAAAATGCCATGGAAAGAGGAGTCAAAATCGTGGCAGCAGTTGATGCGGGAGCCTCTGGAGCAGGGTATGTCCCCCATGGTCAACTTTATAAAGAATTAGAGCTCTTTGTAGAACATGGAATGTCGGAATTTGAAGCAATCCAAACTGCAACAAAAAACCCTGCAGAACTATTAGGGATAGAAAAAGAACTAGGAACTATTGAAGAGGGAAAAATAGGTGATTTTGTGATATTAGATAATAATCCACTTACGGATATATCCAGTTTAAGAAAAGTAAACAGCGTAATAAAAGATGGAGTTATAGTGTATTCAAAAAACCTCCCGTAA
- a CDS encoding MGMT family protein, translating into MAKKTYNEKLQNSKDLPKVEFIGYDDQMAKRFGSGNMLIAAPIQYDEAMKKIPKGKLTTSIEIRDYLAKQHHADFTCQLTAGIFINVAANASEERENQGSTDITPYWRTLKKDGELNEKYPGGIEGQKALLEAEGHEITKKGKRYFVKNYEEAIHKLD; encoded by the coding sequence ATGGCAAAAAAAACATATAATGAAAAACTTCAGAATTCTAAAGACTTACCTAAGGTGGAGTTTATTGGCTATGATGACCAGATGGCTAAAAGATTTGGCAGCGGAAACATGCTTATAGCCGCTCCAATCCAATACGATGAAGCAATGAAAAAAATACCCAAGGGTAAGCTCACCACATCCATAGAAATACGTGACTACCTTGCAAAACAGCACCATGCAGACTTCACATGCCAACTAACAGCAGGGATATTCATCAACGTAGCAGCTAATGCATCAGAAGAAAGGGAAAATCAAGGCAGTACAGATATAACGCCATACTGGAGAACACTAAAAAAAGACGGAGAGCTTAACGAAAAATACCCCGGAGGAATAGAGGGGCAAAAAGCATTATTAGAAGCAGAAGGCCATGAAATAACTAAAAAGGGTAAACGGTATTTTGTGAAAAACTACGAAGAAGCAATACATAAACTAGATTAG
- a CDS encoding phosphotransferase: MSEILFPTHPAYRPKDYELIGKFDQLKSILLTKYHIEIDKVEPINKGMNTNYVLYVKGKPSLQLKILTRKGYPAIEKLLLVQSLIKQSDVKCITLTNCDSSDKIFPYGYIIQKWFPGSDGASLTRNQWIADFVDNLKKVHKIEMPYYGSLEEGPRFRSIREYYENIDLVIDKSFGSTLIGKQSIWDFHTNKLTTPDFIPRIFEHVYKLSKNLGEYTPHLVHGDMHEGNIMYTNKGTTLIDWDEAKSHFWPVEIARTLFFSQDKGILKEFIQLYNDKNTPVEEVATIIKLEHIRQHLRQLFMAGFDKCSEEEIRTNVKIVEKRLQILVKVMEI; encoded by the coding sequence ATGAGTGAAATCTTATTTCCCACACATCCAGCATATAGACCTAAAGATTATGAGTTAATTGGTAAATTTGATCAATTGAAATCTATCCTTTTAACAAAGTACCATATAGAAATTGACAAGGTGGAACCAATTAACAAAGGAATGAATACTAATTACGTTCTCTATGTTAAAGGCAAGCCTTCCTTGCAACTAAAGATACTAACTAGAAAAGGTTATCCAGCCATAGAAAAACTACTTTTAGTTCAAAGTCTTATCAAACAATCTGATGTAAAATGTATTACCCTAACTAACTGTGATAGTTCAGATAAAATCTTCCCTTATGGTTATATAATCCAAAAATGGTTTCCGGGAAGTGATGGTGCTAGTTTAACTAGAAATCAATGGATAGCCGATTTTGTAGATAACCTTAAAAAAGTCCACAAGATAGAAATGCCTTACTATGGTTCCTTAGAAGAAGGTCCTAGATTTAGAAGTATAAGAGAGTACTATGAGAATATAGACCTAGTTATAGACAAGTCATTTGGTAGTACACTTATAGGCAAACAATCTATCTGGGATTTCCATACAAATAAGCTAACCACTCCAGACTTTATACCAAGAATTTTTGAGCATGTGTACAAGTTATCAAAAAATCTAGGTGAGTATACACCCCATTTGGTTCATGGTGATATGCATGAAGGAAACATCATGTATACAAATAAAGGGACAACCCTAATAGATTGGGATGAGGCCAAAAGTCATTTTTGGCCTGTGGAGATAGCTAGAACGTTGTTTTTTAGTCAAGACAAAGGGATTCTTAAAGAATTCATACAACTTTATAATGACAAGAATACACCAGTTGAAGAAGTCGCTACCATCATAAAACTAGAACATATAAGACAACATCTGAGGCAACTGTTTATGGCAGGCTTTGATAAATGTAGTGAGGAAGAGATACGTACTAATGTAAAAATAGTAGAAAAAAGACTACAGATTTTAGTGAAGGTTATGGAGATATGA
- a CDS encoding GNAT family N-acetyltransferase, whose protein sequence is MAEIEIRQMEERDIETIHQVFSEHKIGKSLQYITRCWKENSTGERITLLAFLEGKFVGSLHLLDKSLYPYFEQRDIPEINDFNVIPPYRKNGIGNLLMEEIEKIAFDKYKIVGIGVGLYPSYSSAQRLYAKRGYIPDGQGLTYNLKPVEPGSNVRVDDDLNLFFIKKP, encoded by the coding sequence TTGGCAGAAATAGAAATAAGGCAAATGGAAGAAAGGGATATTGAAACAATACACCAAGTCTTTTCTGAACACAAAATCGGGAAGTCTCTGCAATATATCACAAGGTGCTGGAAAGAAAATTCTACAGGGGAAAGGATAACTTTACTAGCATTCCTAGAGGGAAAGTTCGTAGGAAGCCTACACCTACTAGATAAATCCCTTTACCCGTACTTTGAACAAAGAGATATACCAGAAATAAACGACTTTAATGTAATACCCCCTTACCGAAAAAATGGTATAGGGAATTTACTGATGGAGGAAATAGAAAAAATAGCCTTTGATAAATACAAAATAGTAGGTATTGGGGTTGGGTTATACCCAAGCTATTCCAGTGCACAAAGGCTCTATGCAAAAAGAGGATATATCCCCGATGGTCAAGGACTTACATACAATCTTAAACCTGTGGAGCCTGGGAGTAATGTAAGGGTAGATGATGATCTAAATCTTTTTTTTATTAAAAAACCATAG